The following nucleotide sequence is from Vitis vinifera cultivar Pinot Noir 40024 chromosome 14, ASM3070453v1.
CTTCTCCATTCAGGTCGTCTATCATGTCTGTCAATGACAACCTGCATATACAAGTGGGTGTTAATATTTTCTTCATTGAATCAGCATTTAATGCTAATCACATGAATGGAAAATCAAGAATATGGACTCGCTAAAATCCACTCACAGGCTGCTCCACTAGGTACAATGTCATTTGTGCTGGCAGAGTCAAACACCTTCACCGTGACTAACATCTGGGGCTTGATCATTTTTTTGCACCAAAGCAGACTGCTCCTGACACTGACATTACAAACAACACAAGTTTATTGGATTGAGATTACCTAAGGCTAGACTGCAACTCATTTTAAAGGAACAATAGAAAGTTACAGACAATGTAGGGGAAAAGTTCTGGATGGTTGGTAGAATCTAGTAATCTGCCTTTATATACAAGGAACAAGTacaaatttgttattatctTTACTTCATTCCATTTCATTCCTGATGGGGGAGATTCTGCATCCATAAACTAGGAAAAGAAGCTCTCTGCAAAGGCATTCCTGAAACTTTTACTAGGTACAAAACATAACAAGTAGTTATAGGAGTAGTAGTGATGGTCATACTATAAGAAACTGAGCATACGGTACCAAAGTATTTTTTGTCCAAATTCATTTTCCTCTTATAAATGAATTAGCATCTTAGTTGGCACTCCTATGGTTATGACACTTCAGTTAAGGCAATCTATGCAATGGCAAACACGGAGAAAGAACCTTCCTCCCACAAAGAAACTAGTGTTTTTGTCAGCATTCCTCCAGCTATGAGAGTTTAATCGAGGCAAtaatgaaagagagagagagagagcagaaAGAAAGAATCCTATATGCATGTGTGTGGATGAGACAGAGAGTAAAAATCCTATATCTAGCACATTTATGTTCCCCAACCCACACCCCAAcctgaataaaaaaatgaaggttaaaacacattttcattttatgtgAGGAAAGTTTTTgtattaaactaattaaattgaTCATGTTTCTCCTGGTGTCTTCTTTTATAGCAgttgtcaaaattttcctaaataCCAAGTTCAtccataaaaatatatgttgCATCTACATTTTATGTAAAATGTACCCCACTTAGCTGACAGcagtgatttcaattttttctttcagaAATGCAACTCCATAGAGAATGGACAAACCTGACTTGATGCCATTGAGCTATTGGCATCATTGTTTTGCATCACTTGTGAGTTCACATTTTGTATCAGATCTTTTGAACTTGAGGCTGGAGCAGAATCAGGAACTTCCATAGAGCCTGCTGCCCCAGAGTCATTCAGTGCCATGGAAGACTTCATAAGGGGACTCCCAGACATAGGAATTAATGGTGCATGAGGCATCGACAAGGGAATTCCTTGACCAGGAAGCCCAAATACTTGAAGATTGGATCCCACCATCCCATGCAAATTAGGAGGGACCGAAATAGGTCGACCAGGGAAATGTGTTCCTTGCATTGGAGGTGCCTGAATAAAGGGGCAACTGGGAGAACCACCATTCATATCAAGCATGCCCATCCCATAACCCATCCCCATTCCCATGCCCATTCCAACACCCATGGGTGGAAAGTGACCCATATGAGCTGCATGTATGTGCTGCATTCCAGTCGGCAACATCATGGGAGGCATGCACAATCCGGTTCCCATTGACATAATCTGCGCAGCAATATGCCATGACACCAATGCAGTTACTTTGATCATCAAAAtgcagaaaagaaaatagaaaaataagtgaaaaagaaaaagaaaaaaaaaaggagaaaaggtAAGAAAAGAAAGTTCACCTGTACTTGAAGTTGAAGGGTTTTCAAGTACTCAATGGCTTCATCAAGCATTGATGCTTTGTCCACCTTATCATACAAAATGCATGGTTAGGAGAATCAAACTATCAAGTATTAATTGGTTGTTTAATTCATTGTTTTAACCACATCTGCATGTTTCCATAGAATTTCAGAAATTAGTACTTTCTGAAGCAACAAAAATCAGCTCAAAGTGGtcaaaacattttctttatGCAGTATCACAAATAAAGCGCTGAGGGAAGTTGAACCCTAGGCATGTGAACCATACAAGGAGCTCCAGGAGAGAAAagcgaagaaaaaaaaaacattagggCCTAAAGCTAAAGGCCAAAAACCAAAGACCTTAGACCATCCCCCAATGTATCAACGAAATCAAGAAAGAACAAGCATACCAGACCAAAAGTTTAAAATCTTGTCTGGGGTCAgcttttactttcaaatttccATGATTCTTGAAAAACTACCACAAATTAATTCTACATCCTCAAGACCAAAGTAAAACTGAATGTTAGAATCTAAACGCACAGTGAGATAACAGTCATTACAAAACTTATAGATGTCGTCAAGCCATTAGTTTGAATTGTAGATAACATATCAACCTTATTGCAGTTGGGTATGAGTTCTTGTAATGCACGCATCTTCTCGTTGATCCTGTCCCTTCTCCTCTGTTCCAAAAGGTCCAAAATAAGCACCAGAAAGGATCTTAAATTCCAGAACCAACACagatgaaataaaatcaaagttaaaataaataaaacaaggcAGACAATGTCTTTTTATTGCTAACCCTTTCGGATAAATTATGCACTTCTGCTGCTCGACTTCTCTTAGAACCTGTACCTCCCTTAGCAGGAGCTGATTTTCTCACACCCACTGATTCTTCTTCAACATCCTGCAAATAATTGATTTGTTGGTAACAGGGAAGAATGAGGCAAAGAAAGGAAAGATCTAGAAACAAGGAAAACGATGTAAATTGAACATCTTCACTCACTTCACTCGGGCATTCAGACTCCTCTGTGTCACGgcattttctctttaaattatgttttgggtCATTTGAAGCTCTCTCCACGCTATTGCCTGAGCAAACAGAAGAACAAGCAACTGCTGGCTCTATAGTCTTTTCACCATCTGGAATCCCTTTAGCAGTTCTTGCACCAAGAACTTGGTTGGAGGATTTTTCATTCTTGCAGGCACCTTCTTGGCAAATGACTGGGGATTGCTCAGCAGGAAGTGGTTCCTCCATAGTTTTAGCCACCACCGGTTTTAAATCAACACTTGCAGGCACCATAACAGGTTCACTATGAGAATCCACATCCTTCTGTAAACCACAACTGGAATCAA
It contains:
- the LOC100247781 gene encoding transcription factor PIF3 isoform X1, producing the protein MPFSELYRMAKGKPESVQQKTNDLSFGPENDFVELVWEGGQIMMQGQSSRARKSPLSNSFPSHTPKPRDKDTGHGTNSKMGKFGSMDFILNDFPLSVPSAEMGLSQDDDMVPWLNYPIDESLQHDYCSDFLQELSGVTVNELSTHCNFASGEKRNSNNQTIKDSNTISAHNGVSLEQGNASKASAAGVEPSRPRSSQLYPPSSQQCQTLFPSMRSKVSDPISNNTSNAMHHTVSGNSIRLPASTSGFSSTKTQKQDPGQTRNNSGLMNFSHFSRPAALVKANLQNIGAIAGPSSSSKDRIGSKDKQPAASSRNPAESRHVDSSCGLQKDVDSHSEPVMVPASVDLKPVVAKTMEEPLPAEQSPVICQEGACKNEKSSNQVLGARTAKGIPDGEKTIEPAVACSSVCSGNSVERASNDPKHNLKRKCRDTEESECPSEDVEEESVGVRKSAPAKGGTGSKRSRAAEVHNLSERRRRDRINEKMRALQELIPNCNKVDKASMLDEAIEYLKTLQLQVQIMSMGTGLCMPPMMLPTGMQHIHAAHMGHFPPMGVGMGMGMGMGYGMGMLDMNGGSPSCPFIQAPPMQGTHFPGRPISVPPNLHGMVGSNLQVFGLPGQGIPLSMPHAPLIPMSGSPLMKSSMALNDSGAAGSMEVPDSAPASSSKDLIQNVNSQVMQNNDANSSMASSQCQEQSALVQKNDQAPDVSHGEGV
- the LOC100247781 gene encoding transcription factor PIF3 isoform X2, whose amino-acid sequence is MPFSELYRMAKGKPESVQQKTNDLSFGPENDFVELVWEGGQIMMQDFLQELSGVTVNELSTHCNFASGEKRNSNNQTIKDSNTISAHNGVSLEQGNASKASAAGVEPSRPRSSQLYPPSSQQCQTLFPSMRSKVSDPISNNTSNAMHHTVSGNSIRLPASTSGFSSTKTQKQDPGQTRNNSGLMNFSHFSRPAALVKANLQNIGAIAGPSSSSKDRIGSKDKQPAASSRNPAESRHVDSSCGLQKDVDSHSEPVMVPASVDLKPVVAKTMEEPLPAEQSPVICQEGACKNEKSSNQVLGARTAKGIPDGEKTIEPAVACSSVCSGNSVERASNDPKHNLKRKCRDTEESECPSEDVEEESVGVRKSAPAKGGTGSKRSRAAEVHNLSERRRRDRINEKMRALQELIPNCNKVDKASMLDEAIEYLKTLQLQVQIMSMGTGLCMPPMMLPTGMQHIHAAHMGHFPPMGVGMGMGMGMGYGMGMLDMNGGSPSCPFIQAPPMQGTHFPGRPISVPPNLHGMVGSNLQVFGLPGQGIPLSMPHAPLIPMSGSPLMKSSMALNDSGAAGSMEVPDSAPASSSKDLIQNVNSQVMQNNDANSSMASSQCQEQSALVQKNDQAPDVSHGEGV
- the LOC100247781 gene encoding transcription factor PHYTOCHROME INTERACTING FACTOR-LIKE 15 isoform X3; amino-acid sequence: MMQDFLQELSGVTVNELSTHCNFASGEKRNSNNQTIKDSNTISAHNGVSLEQGNASKASAAGVEPSRPRSSQLYPPSSQQCQTLFPSMRSKVSDPISNNTSNAMHHTVSGNSIRLPASTSGFSSTKTQKQDPGQTRNNSGLMNFSHFSRPAALVKANLQNIGAIAGPSSSSKDRIGSKDKQPAASSRNPAESRHVDSSCGLQKDVDSHSEPVMVPASVDLKPVVAKTMEEPLPAEQSPVICQEGACKNEKSSNQVLGARTAKGIPDGEKTIEPAVACSSVCSGNSVERASNDPKHNLKRKCRDTEESECPSEDVEEESVGVRKSAPAKGGTGSKRSRAAEVHNLSERRRRDRINEKMRALQELIPNCNKVDKASMLDEAIEYLKTLQLQVQIMSMGTGLCMPPMMLPTGMQHIHAAHMGHFPPMGVGMGMGMGMGYGMGMLDMNGGSPSCPFIQAPPMQGTHFPGRPISVPPNLHGMVGSNLQVFGLPGQGIPLSMPHAPLIPMSGSPLMKSSMALNDSGAAGSMEVPDSAPASSSKDLIQNVNSQVMQNNDANSSMASSQCQEQSALVQKNDQAPDVSHGEGV